One window of the Methanocaldococcus vulcanius M7 genome contains the following:
- a CDS encoding cation:proton antiporter has protein sequence MESYYYAFFIILSIIFIVPNLLKKFNIPAITSIMVAGMIIGPYGLNILQVDETLKVLADFGAIMLMFLAGLEVDNETLKKEFKNSLILSLFSLIIPGIGGYMIGNYLGLGFIGSLLYSVIFASHSVAIVYAILEELKMVKTRLGTIILSATITVDLFTLLLLSVVIKLGAGGGDIGTFLLETFAYIAVLLLVIPSLSKYILKLFRKLHAQRIHYVLFIIFIAIVVGEIIGIHPIVGAFICGVAVSEALTKEEHDELLNKNLNAIGYGFVIPIFFLVLGMETNIGVILNLNNLELFLLTLISAVFLKFISGFIALEILRFDKLKKIMGSLLTVPKISASLVAASIGKELGLIGNEIFVTIVALSVITSTVIPILAKHLFVSKCSKNYNNK, from the coding sequence ATGGAAAGTTATTACTATGCATTTTTTATAATTTTGTCAATAATTTTCATAGTGCCAAATCTGCTGAAAAAGTTCAACATTCCAGCAATAACTTCAATAATGGTTGCAGGTATGATAATTGGACCTTATGGTTTAAATATCCTTCAAGTTGATGAGACATTAAAAGTGCTTGCTGATTTCGGAGCAATAATGTTAATGTTTCTCGCAGGGTTGGAGGTTGATAACGAAACATTAAAAAAAGAATTTAAAAACTCCCTTATATTAAGTTTATTTTCGTTAATAATTCCAGGCATTGGGGGCTATATGATAGGAAATTATTTAGGACTGGGATTTATAGGTAGTTTACTCTACTCAGTGATCTTTGCATCACACTCCGTAGCGATAGTTTATGCAATACTGGAAGAACTAAAAATGGTAAAAACACGACTGGGAACTATAATTTTAAGTGCGACAATTACAGTTGATCTTTTTACACTACTATTGCTATCTGTCGTTATAAAGTTAGGAGCAGGAGGAGGAGATATTGGCACCTTCCTCTTAGAAACATTTGCATATATAGCGGTTTTGCTTTTAGTAATTCCATCTCTATCAAAATATATCTTAAAATTATTTAGAAAACTTCACGCTCAAAGAATACATTATGTTTTATTTATTATTTTTATAGCGATAGTTGTAGGAGAAATTATAGGAATACATCCAATAGTTGGAGCTTTTATTTGTGGAGTTGCAGTTAGCGAAGCATTAACAAAAGAAGAGCACGACGAACTCTTAAACAAAAATTTAAACGCCATAGGTTATGGTTTTGTGATACCAATATTCTTCCTCGTTCTTGGAATGGAAACAAATATTGGAGTTATTCTCAACCTAAACAACTTAGAACTATTTCTCTTAACACTCATCTCAGCAGTTTTCTTAAAATTCATATCAGGATTCATCGCTTTGGAAATACTCAGATTTGATAAATTAAAAAAGATCATGGGAAGTTTATTAACAGTTCCCAAAATCTCAGCTTCACTGGTTGCGGCATCAATAGGAAAAGAACTTGGACTAATAGGAAACGAAATATTCGTTACGATAGTTGCTCTTTCAGTGATAACATCAACAGTAATTCCAATATTGGCAAAACACCTCTTTGTCTCTAAATGTAGCAAAAACTACAACAACAAATAA
- the frhD gene encoding coenzyme F420-reducing hydrogenase, FrhD protein has product MTIEEKYEELDLTPSYLKKEIMILACGNILFADDGFSVHVIEKLNEILTEQEKENIALVDAGAGAPQQVLTLIDENSKTKKIILVDVIDWGLKPGEIKIIEKEELPNVKYCKFDIHNLPLSPLLKEVAEKYNIEVKVIGCQAKYVSEPDVHIGLSEEVEKAVDKAVNIILRELRGD; this is encoded by the coding sequence ATGACGATCGAAGAAAAATACGAAGAATTAGATTTAACTCCATCCTATTTAAAAAAAGAAATAATGATCTTAGCATGCGGAAATATCCTCTTCGCAGATGATGGGTTTAGCGTTCACGTTATCGAAAAACTCAATGAAATATTAACAGAACAGGAAAAAGAGAATATTGCGTTAGTTGATGCTGGGGCAGGGGCTCCACAACAAGTTTTAACACTAATAGATGAAAATTCTAAAACAAAAAAAATAATACTCGTTGATGTAATTGATTGGGGATTAAAACCAGGAGAAATTAAGATAATTGAAAAAGAAGAACTACCGAATGTTAAATATTGTAAATTTGACATACATAACCTTCCACTATCTCCTCTACTAAAAGAAGTAGCGGAAAAATACAATATAGAAGTTAAAGTAATTGGTTGTCAGGCAAAATACGTCTCTGAGCCAGATGTGCACATTGGTCTAAGTGAAGAAGTTGAAAAAGCTGTTGATAAAGCAGTAAATATAATACTTAGAGAATTAAGAGGTGATTAA
- a CDS encoding bifunctional N(6)-L-threonylcarbamoyladenine synthase/serine/threonine protein kinase, producing the protein MLCIGLEGTAEKTGVGIVDSEGNVLFNKTIIYKPPKQGINPREAADHHAETFPKLLKEAFEVVDKNEIDLVAFSQGPGLGPSLRITATVARTLSLTLKKPIIGVNHCIAHIEIGKLTTDAEDPLTLYVSGGNTQVIAYVSKRYRVFGETLDIAVGNCLDQFARYANLPHPGGPQIEELAKKGKKLLDLPYTIKGMDIAFSGLLTACMRQYDAGEKLEDICYSLQEYAFSMLTEITERALAHTNKGEVMLVGGVAANTRLREMLKNMSEGQGVEFYVPPKEFCGDNGAMIAWLGLLMYLNGTKLKLEDTKVIPNYRTDMVEVNWIKNIKTKKRRIPKHLIGKGAEADLKKGSYLGMDVVIKKRIKKHYRDEKLDEKIRKSRTAREARYLSLVKDFGIPTPYVYDVNLEEKQITMKHIKGKVVKDIIEDNTKLAWEIGKIVGTLHKNGVIHNDLTTSNFILEEHKEESKISKMDKERQIYLIDLGLGKISDIDEDKAVDLIVFKKAVSSTHYEKFREIWKEFLEGYKATYKEWKVVLKLMEDVEKRARYIE; encoded by the coding sequence ATGCTTTGCATAGGTCTCGAAGGAACCGCAGAAAAAACAGGAGTTGGAATTGTTGACTCAGAAGGAAACGTTCTCTTTAATAAAACAATAATTTACAAACCACCAAAACAAGGGATCAATCCAAGAGAAGCAGCAGATCATCACGCTGAAACATTTCCAAAACTCTTAAAAGAGGCATTTGAAGTTGTAGATAAAAACGAAATAGATTTAGTGGCATTTTCACAAGGACCGGGGTTAGGACCCAGTTTGAGGATCACCGCAACAGTTGCAAGAACTTTATCATTAACATTAAAAAAGCCAATAATTGGAGTTAACCACTGTATAGCCCATATAGAAATTGGAAAATTAACAACAGATGCAGAAGATCCTCTAACACTATACGTTAGCGGAGGAAACACACAAGTAATCGCCTACGTATCAAAAAGATACAGGGTCTTTGGAGAAACACTCGATATTGCAGTTGGAAACTGCCTTGATCAATTTGCAAGGTATGCTAATTTACCTCATCCAGGAGGACCACAAATTGAAGAACTGGCAAAGAAAGGAAAAAAACTTCTTGATCTTCCCTATACAATAAAAGGTATGGATATTGCTTTTTCTGGATTGTTAACTGCGTGTATGAGACAGTATGATGCAGGGGAGAAACTTGAAGATATATGCTACTCTCTACAGGAGTATGCTTTTTCAATGCTTACTGAAATTACAGAGAGAGCATTAGCCCATACCAACAAAGGAGAGGTTATGTTAGTTGGAGGAGTTGCTGCAAATACGCGATTAAGAGAAATGCTAAAAAATATGAGTGAAGGTCAAGGAGTTGAATTTTATGTTCCACCAAAAGAATTTTGTGGAGATAACGGAGCAATGATTGCATGGCTCGGCTTGCTTATGTATCTAAACGGAACTAAACTAAAACTTGAAGATACAAAAGTAATTCCAAATTACAGAACTGATATGGTTGAAGTTAACTGGATAAAAAACATAAAAACCAAAAAAAGAAGAATTCCAAAGCATTTAATTGGAAAAGGGGCAGAAGCAGATCTTAAAAAAGGATCTTATTTAGGTATGGACGTTGTAATAAAGAAGAGAATTAAAAAGCACTACCGAGATGAAAAACTCGATGAAAAAATAAGAAAAAGTAGAACTGCAAGAGAGGCAAGATACTTATCCTTAGTCAAGGACTTTGGAATCCCAACTCCCTACGTCTATGACGTAAACCTTGAAGAGAAACAGATTACTATGAAACATATCAAAGGAAAAGTTGTTAAAGATATAATCGAAGACAATACTAAATTAGCATGGGAAATAGGAAAAATCGTTGGAACATTACATAAAAACGGAGTTATACACAACGATCTAACAACCTCAAACTTTATACTCGAAGAACATAAAGAGGAAAGTAAAATAAGTAAAATGGATAAAGAAAGACAGATTTATTTAATAGATTTGGGTCTCGGAAAGATCTCAGATATTGATGAAGATAAGGCAGTGGATTTAATTGTTTTTAAAAAAGCAGTATCATCAACACATTATGAAAAATTTAGAGAGATATGGAAAGAATTTTTAGAAGGATATAAAGCCACATATAAAGAATGGAAAGTTGTGCTCAAATTAATGGAGGATGTTGAAAAAAGAGCAAGATACATTGAATAA
- the frhA gene encoding coenzyme F420 hydrogenase subunit alpha: MSNRIEISPTTRHEGHAKLILEVDDEGIVSKAYYLNTTPVRGFETMLKGKPAEFAPIAVMRICGICQTTHGIASCEAIENAIDCEVPEDGLLLRELVGIGNRLHSHPLHHLLTVDDFLKPDETELRIELIKLIQRMRKVGQLIVDIVGGEGIHPPNIVIGGMRTNITERAKSKIYYALRQYEKDANELYEKYTWLIERFLDEIGIPDLGAHEYPYIASHTTYGDRYAINWNDVTEIPAQRYYDDEEAKHTTTVQIPLYGGVPAEGGPRARMVRFGSFREGGSAMDINIARAQENLGATYRAFEILDELDLNGKTRAEVVYKDGFGIGVHEAPRATNTHMAEVGKDGKIKSYRIIAASTWNFPIVEKAIEGYPQQYAEVIMRAYDIUASCATHLIVKDEETKEVIEVRKML; the protein is encoded by the coding sequence GTGAGCAATAGGATAGAGATCTCCCCAACTACACGACACGAAGGACATGCAAAGTTAATATTAGAAGTAGATGACGAAGGAATAGTTAGTAAAGCTTACTATCTAAACACTACTCCTGTTAGAGGATTCGAAACAATGTTAAAAGGAAAGCCAGCAGAGTTCGCACCAATTGCAGTGATGAGAATCTGCGGAATCTGTCAAACCACACACGGAATTGCATCCTGTGAAGCAATAGAAAACGCTATTGACTGTGAAGTTCCCGAAGATGGACTTTTATTAAGAGAGTTAGTGGGGATTGGAAACAGATTACATTCACATCCACTACACCATCTTTTAACCGTTGACGACTTCTTAAAACCAGATGAAACAGAACTCAGAATAGAACTAATAAAACTAATACAAAGAATGAGAAAAGTTGGGCAATTAATCGTTGACATAGTAGGAGGAGAGGGAATTCACCCTCCAAATATAGTAATTGGTGGAATGAGAACCAATATAACTGAAAGAGCAAAATCAAAAATTTACTACGCTTTAAGACAGTATGAAAAAGATGCAAACGAGTTATATGAAAAATATACATGGCTAATTGAAAGATTCTTAGATGAAATTGGAATTCCTGACTTAGGGGCTCATGAATATCCATACATTGCCTCACATACAACTTACGGAGATAGATACGCTATAAACTGGAACGATGTAACAGAGATCCCAGCTCAAAGATACTATGACGACGAAGAGGCAAAGCATACAACAACCGTTCAAATTCCTCTTTATGGGGGAGTTCCAGCAGAAGGAGGGCCAAGGGCAAGAATGGTAAGATTTGGTAGTTTCAGAGAAGGAGGAAGTGCAATGGATATAAACATTGCAAGAGCACAAGAAAACTTAGGTGCAACATACAGGGCTTTTGAAATACTTGATGAACTCGATTTAAATGGAAAAACAAGAGCAGAAGTTGTTTACAAAGATGGATTTGGAATAGGAGTTCACGAAGCACCAAGAGCAACTAACACCCACATGGCAGAAGTTGGAAAAGATGGAAAAATTAAAAGTTATCGAATCATCGCAGCTTCCACGTGGAACTTCCCAATCGTTGAGAAAGCAATTGAGGGTTATCCACAGCAATACGCTGAGGTTATAATGAGAGCTTATGACATATGAGCTTCGTGTGCAACACACCTCATCGTTAAAGATGAGGAGACAAAAGAAGTTATAGAAGTCAGAAAAATGTTATAA